One Curtobacterium sp. MCLR17_032 genomic window carries:
- the truB gene encoding tRNA pseudouridine(55) synthase TruB, which yields MLVTPPDGILLVDKPQGISSHRVVSIARRRLDLKKIGHAGTLDPMATGLLILGVGPSTRLLTHLVGLGKTYTATIRLGVGTDSDDADGDPVAALGAPADAVSDAAIEAAVATLRGPIDQVPSTVSAIKVDGRRAYDLARKGEEVTLKARRITVDRFEVQGRVDRVVSVHGADVPVIDLDVVVSCSSGTYVRALARDVGAALGTGAHLTALRRTVVGPFSVEDAVDLEDDAVDVRAALARPTDVARRLFPVVQLDGPQAKDLGDGKRITADHPDTDGPVAAIATGADRLVGLVAVRRGQLRVITNFPTATGATP from the coding sequence GTGCTCGTGACCCCGCCCGACGGCATCCTCCTCGTCGACAAGCCGCAGGGCATCTCGAGCCACCGCGTGGTCTCGATCGCCCGGCGCCGTCTGGACCTCAAGAAGATCGGCCACGCCGGCACGCTCGACCCGATGGCGACCGGCCTGCTCATCCTCGGTGTCGGCCCCTCGACCCGGCTCCTGACGCACCTCGTCGGCCTCGGCAAGACCTACACGGCCACCATCCGCCTCGGTGTCGGCACAGACTCGGACGACGCGGACGGTGACCCCGTCGCGGCGCTCGGAGCCCCGGCGGACGCGGTCAGCGACGCGGCGATCGAGGCGGCCGTCGCGACGCTCCGCGGTCCGATCGACCAGGTGCCCTCCACGGTCAGTGCCATCAAGGTCGACGGCCGTCGCGCCTACGACCTCGCCCGGAAGGGTGAAGAGGTCACCCTCAAGGCCCGTCGCATCACCGTCGACCGGTTCGAGGTGCAGGGCCGCGTCGACCGGGTCGTCTCGGTGCACGGCGCCGACGTGCCCGTGATCGACCTCGACGTCGTCGTCTCCTGCTCGTCCGGCACCTACGTCCGGGCGCTGGCACGCGACGTCGGCGCGGCCCTCGGTACCGGCGCCCACCTCACTGCACTCCGACGCACCGTCGTCGGCCCGTTCTCGGTGGAGGACGCCGTCGACCTCGAGGACGACGCCGTCGACGTCCGGGCAGCGCTCGCGCGTCCCACCGACGTGGCACGTCGGCTCTTCCCGGTCGTGCAGCTCGACGGACCGCAGGCCAAGGACCTCGGGGACGGCAAACGCATCACCGCCGACCACCCCGACACCGACGGCCCGGTCGCTGCGATCGCCACCGGCGCCGACCGACTCGTCGGCCTGGTCGCCGTCCGCCGCGGACAGCTCCGGGTCATCACGAACTTCCCGACCGCGACAGGAGCGACGCCGTGA